Proteins encoded in a region of the Esox lucius isolate fEsoLuc1 chromosome 9, fEsoLuc1.pri, whole genome shotgun sequence genome:
- the LOC105027471 gene encoding collagen alpha-1(XI) chain, with protein MNRRWTSTQGASPVFLLSILLFINGFHKTTAVPANNLVDVLRILDLSEDMEGVSLEAGLCTSRVGREETDISLKINKKIQLSVPTKQLFPEGLFPVDFSVLATVRARRGAQVFLLSLYDTQGTQQLGLEVGRSPVFLYEDQHGRPPPELYPTFRKINLADGKWHRIAYSVEGQFVTLYLDCKKVESLELQRGHDPEVSTDGVTVFGTRLLDDEVFEGDIQQLLIIPDPRAAETYCQDYIPDCHALLPYDSLTRETEEEVKPFRRPRVEEFDEIDYDLSMVTIAPNITEYEIIEYEDYDNGTDEYHVREYEYEEEFGDRYGLAEREGVDTWNGQERTEKGEKGEPAYLGAGTYFTGPVGLPGPAGEPGPQGPTGLVGPRGDLGELGPSGRPGLNGADGIPGPPGNILIVPFQAGGKQLTGPVVSAQEAQAQAILQQTKLSMKGPPGSLGLRGRPGPLGNPGPPGLKGEAGELGPAGPRGILGPPGMNGKQGKKGRAGTDGNRGAPGETGGKGDRGFDGLPGLPGHKGHRGETGKPGPHGTVGIPGERGSEGQPGPRGQPGDAGSRGLNGPRGLPGPPGQPGIRGVDGIQGSKGNLGPSGEMGASGQQGNPGFEGFPGAQGLVGLPGEKGPQGKKGLQGLPGNDGPAGHPGREGTPGEKGLPGPIGVQGPVGYPGSRGVKGADGIRGLKGSKGEKGEDGFPGSKGEMGVKGDVGDNGVPGSRGEDGPEGPKGQDGPLGEAGAVGIAGEKGKLGVPGLPGYPGRQGPKGSDGFPGSLGALGEKGKRGPGGEAGAAGQRGPNGARGARGAKGPTGKTGGKGSSGHDGPSGPTGDVGPQGPQGRNGESGPKGPNGLAGKNGLPGHPGQRGEPGFQGKTGPPGPGGVVGPQGKSGETGSLGDRGHPGSPGVPGEQGLPGAAGKEGAKGDPGAAGAHGKAGPPGLRGFRGSRGAPGTTGPAGLKGGEGPVGKAGALGAAGERGPPGTAGAIGQPGRAGSVGGPGPMGEKGEPGGVGPIGPAGQDGEQGPLGLPGAAGPAGPPGEDGDKGETGGPGQKGSKGDKGESGPRGPTGSPGPMGQSGLPGVDGEAGPRGQQGMYGAKGDEGLRGFKGSKGPIGLQGMPGLPGEKGESGHVGLMGPPGQFGPRGSQGPSGGQGALGMPGGIGQPGGNGEKGEDGESGDPGPVGLQGGSGEKGDQGEKGDSGLSGAAGPPGARGPSGEDGAKGNSGPIGFPGDSGQPGEAGPNGEDGSPGSKGDAGDPGKSGPPGASGEPGPTGPPGRRGHLGKVGKEGRPGIKGTKGSPGLEGPLGKKGPVGAQGYSGKSGPSGLRGIPGPAGEQGLNGPPGVTGPPGPMGPPGLPGLKGDPGRKGDKGHGGLIGLIGPPGEFGEKGDRGLPGNQGLQGPKGDQGLVGPAGPNGPPGPPGLSGGVGQKGSKGNAGPIGPRGDTGPVGPPGPPGLPAVGLQSPPFQERGRRRRQHSSVDGSTLEEKEEVYEPIPAGEEEEMQADQAGENGEKEEEKGMEEVFASLSSMRMEVEGLRTPQGTFQYPARTCKELKLLYPNSPNGEYWIDPNQGCHRDSFKVFCNFTAEGETCLYPDKKFQSVKLGSWKGEKPGTWYSQFRRGKQLSYSGSDGSPVHVVQLVFLKLLSATAKQTFTFQCQNSAGWFDTATFSHRHALRFRGSNGELLTHQDTHYITALRDGCQSRSGQEMTVLEFDAPQSDSLPLIDVSVSDFGSNNQKFGFQLGPVCFNG; from the exons ACAATCTGGTTGACGTTCTGAGGATACTGGACCTATCAGAGGATATGGAGGGTGTGTCCCTGGAGGCGGGGCTGTGCACAAGTAGAGTAGGAAGAGAAGAGACGGACATCTCCCTGAAGATCAACAAGAAGATACAACTCAGTGTCCCTACGAAACAGCTGTTTCCAG AGGGCCTGTTCCCGGTGGATTTCTCCGTTCTGGCCACGGTGCGAGCGCGGCGAGGTGCCCAGGTCTTCCTGCTGTCACTGTACGACACCCAGGGGACCCAACAGCTGGGCCTGGAGGTGGGGCGCTCCCCCGTCTTTCTGTACGAGGACCAGCACGGCCGGCCCCCTCCGGAACTGTACCCCACCTTCAGGAAGATTAACCTGGCTGACGGCAA gtGGCATAGGATAGCGTACAGTGTGGAAGGCCAGTTCGTAACTTTGTATTTAGACTGTAAGAAAGTGGAGAGCCTGGAGCTGCAGAGAGGTCATGACCCTGAGGTCAGCACAGACGGGGTCACTGTGTTTGGGACTAGACTTCTGGACGATGAGGTCTTCGAG GGAGACATCCAACAGCTGTTGATCATACCCGACCCGAGAGCTGCAGAGACCTACTGTCAAGATTACATTCCCGACTGCCACGCCCTCTTGCCCTACGACAGCCTGACACGAGAAACCGAGGAG gaggtgAAGCCTTTCAGGAGACCCAGGGTGGAAGAGTTTGATGAGATTGACTATGATCTCTCAATGGTTACCATAGCGCCTAACATCACGGAGTATGAG atcATCGAGTATGAAGACTATGACAATGGGACAGATGAGTACCATGTCAGAGAGTACGAATACGAGGAAGAATTTGGCGATCGCTACGGATTggctgagagagagggggtggacaCATGGAATGGACAG GAAAGaacagagaaaggagagaaaggagaaccTGCCTACCTCGGAGCA GGCACCTATTTCACCGGACCAGTGGGTCTTCCAGGACCAGCG GGTGAACCAGGACCACAGGGGCCCACGGGACTGGTGGGACCTCGAGGAGACCTGGGAGAACTG GGTCCTTCAGGTCGGCCAGGTCTCAACGGGGCTGATGGGATACCAGGTCCTCCAGGAAACATTCTGATAGTGCCA tttcAGGCTGGTGGTAAACAGCTAACAGGACCAGTGGTATCGGCCCAGGAGGCTCAGGCTCAGGCCATCCTACAGCAGACCAAG ctTTCTATGAAGGGACCCCCTGGGTCATTGGGTCTTAGAGGTCGTCCAGGACCACTG GGCAACCCGGGACCACCAGGGCTGAAGGGAGAGGCTGGCGAGCTGGGGCCGGCA ggacCCAGAGGGATCTTAGGTCCACCAGGAATGAATGGGAAGCAAGGAAAGAAG ggACGAGCAGGGACGGATGGGAACCGGGGTGCTCCAGGAGAGACAGGTGGAAAG gGGGACAGGGGCTTTGATGGCCTCCCAGGTCTACCGGGCCACAAAGGCCACAGG gGGGAGACGGGAAAACCCGGGCCTCATGGTACTGTCGGGATTCCAGGAGAGAGG ggttcAGAAGGACAACCAGGACCAAGAGGACAGCCAGGTGATGCT GGTTCCAGGGGGTTGAATGGGCCGAGGGGTCTTCCTGGTCCGCCAGGTCAGCCT GGCATCCGTGGAGTGGATGGAATTCAAGGTTCTAAAGGGAACTTG GGGCCTTCCGGCGAAATGGGAGCGTCTGGGCAGCAAGGAAACCCTGGTTTTGAG GGCTTCCCTGGAGCACAGGGCCTGGTCGGCTTACCAGGAGAAAAG GGCCCCCAAGGGAAAAAAGGCTTACAGGGACTACCTGGGAATGATGGTCCAGCA GGTCATCCAGGACGGGAGGGGACACCAGGAGAAAAGGGACTTCCG ggccCAATAGGAGTCCAGGGACCTGTTGGATATCCAGGGTCAAGAGGAGTGAAG GGAGCGGATGGAATCAGAGGACTGAAAGGAAGCAAAGGTGAAAAG GGTGAGGACGGGTTCCCTGGCTCTAAAGGAGAGATGGGGGTGAAGGGGGATGTTGGGGATAACGGAGTTCCGGGGTCCAGAGGGGAGGACGGACCAGAGGGACCTAAAGGTCAGGATGGGCCCCTGGGGGAGGCTGGAGCTGTCGGCATCGCTGGAGAAAAG ggTAAACTGGGAGTTCCAGGGTTGCCAGGGTATCCAGGCAGACAAGGTCCTAAG GGTTCAGACGGTTTCCCGGGCTCCCTCGGAGCGCTTGGTGAGAAGGGGAAGAGG GGTCCGGGTGGAGAAGCAGGGGCTGCTGGACAGAGGGGTCCAAAC gGTGCGCGTGGAGCCCGGGGTGCCAAGGGACCTACAGGAAAGACAGGGGGAAAG GGTTCATCAGGACATGACGGACCATCTGGACCAACGGGAGACGTG GGACCTCAAGGCCCACAAGGACGGAACGGGGAGTCAGGCCCAAAAGGACCCAAC GGTCTGGCAGGGAAGAATGGACTACCGGGTCACCCAGGTCAGAGAGGGGAGCCG GGTTTCCAAGGAAAGACTGGACCTCCAGGACCAGGTGGTGTGGTGGGGCCTCAG gGTAAATCAGGGGAGACCGGCTCCTTGGGTGACAGAGGCCACCCTGGTTCCCCAGGCGTACCCGGAGAGCAGGGTTTACCTGGAGCTGCTGGGAAGGAGGGAGCAAAG GGTGACCCAGGTGCAGCAGGGGCTCATGGGAAAGCTGGACCTCCAGGACTCAGAGGCTTCAGAGGAAGCAGAGGGGCTCCTGGGACCacg GGCCCTGCTGGTCTGAAAGGAGGTGAAGGACCAGTTGGAAAAGCAGGAGCTTTA gGGGCCGCGGGTGAGAGGGGTCCTCCAGGGACAGCCGGTGCCATTGGTCAGCCTGGGAGGGCGGGGTCTGTGGGTGGACCTGGACCAatgggagagaagggggaacCG GGAGGTGTGGGTCCCATCGGACCAGCTGGGCAGGACGGGGAACAGGGACCTCTGGGTCTACCTGGAGCAGCAGGACCCGCCGGCCCCCCAGGGGAAGATGGAGATAAG GGAGAGACTGGAGGACCAGGACAGAAGGGCAGTAAAGGAGACAAAGGAGAATCA GGGCCCCGAGGACCAACTGGCAGCCCGGGGCCAATGGGCCAGTCCGGACTCCCT ggAGTGGATGGGGAGGCGGGCCCTCGGGGGCAGCAGGGGATGTACGGGGCCAAAGGTGATGAGGGGCTTAGAGGCTTCAAGGGTTCCAAAGGACCCATCGGACTACAG GGGATGCCGGGCCTGCcgggggagaaaggagagagcgGGCACGTCGGCCTGATG GGTCCCCCGGGTCAGTTTGGTCCCAGAGGGTCCCAAGGACCAAGTGGAGGACAG GGCGCCCTCGGCATGCCAGGAGGGATCGGACAACCCGGAGGAAATGGGGAAAAG GGAGAGGATGGAGAATCAGGAGACCCGGGACCTGTTGGCCTACAGGGAGGGAGT GGTGAGAAAGGTGACCAGGGGGAGAAGGGGGACTCAGGTCTCTCTGGCGCTGCAGGACCCCCAGGGGCTAGAGGTCCCTCTGGAGAGGACGGGGCCAAGGGAAACTCT GGTCCTATTGGTTTCCCCGGAGACTCAGGACAGCCAGGGGAGGCGGGTCCCAAT GGAGAGGATGGTTCTCCGGGTTCTAAGGGAGATGCTGGAGATCCAGGGAAATCA GGACCACCAGGAGCATCAGGAGAACCGGGCCCCACGGGGCCTCCAGGACgcagg GGTCACTTGGGGAAAGTAGGGAAGGAGGGCCGGCCGGGCATCAAAGGAACCAAGGGCTCTCCAGGGTTGGAGGGGCCTCTGGGAAAGAAAGGGCCAGTGGGAGCTCAGGGGTATTCTGGGAAATCAGGTCCTAGTGGACTCAGAGGGATTCCTGGCCCAGCG GGTGAACAAGGTTTAAATGGACCACCAGGTGTGACCGGACCACCAGGACCCATG GGGCCCCCAGGACTACCAGGGTTGAAGGGAGATCCAGGCAGGAAGGGAGACAAG ggtcaTGGAGGTTTAATTGGGCTGATCGGCCCCCCAGGAGAGTttggagagaaaggagacagaggactaCCAGGAAACCAGGGGCTGCAGGGGCCCAAGGGAGACCAG gGTCTGGTTGGTCCAGCAGGCCCAAATGGTCCCCCAGGCCCCCCAGGTCTATCT gGTGGAGTCGGGCAGAAAGGTTCTAAGGGAAACGCAGGTCCCATCGGTCCAAGAGGAGATACTGGTCCTGTTGGTCCTCCAGGACCACCT GGTCTTCCCGCGGTGGGTCTTCAGTCCCCCCCATtccaggagagagggaggaggcggCGGCAGCACTCTTCAGTTGACGGGTCCActctggaggagaaggaggaggtgtATGAGCCGATCCCggcaggagaagaggaggagatgcaGGCAGACCAGGCCGGTGAgaatggagagaaggaggaagagaaggggaTGGAGGAGGTTTTTGCTTCTCTCTCCTCGATGAGGATGGAGGTAGAGGGTCTGAGGACACCTCAAGGAACCTTCCAGTACCCCGCCCGGACCTGCAAGGAACTGAAGCTGCTGTACCCCAACTCTCCCAACG GTGAATATTGGATAGACCCTAACCAGGGTTGCCATAGAGACTCGTTCAAGGTGTTCTGTAATTTCACggcagagggagagacctgTCTGTACCCTGACAAGAAGTTCCAGTCG GTGAAGCTGGGTTCATGGAAAGGAGAGAAACCTGGCACTTGGTACAGCCAGTTTAGAAGAGGAAAGCAG CTTTCCTATTCTGGTTCAGATGGAAGCCCGGTCCACGTGGTCCAGTTGGTCTTTCTGAAGCTGTTGAGCGCCACGGCCAAACAGACGTTCACCTTCCAGTGTCAGAATTCTGCCGGCTGGTTCGACACCGCCACCTTTAGCCACCGACACGCACTGCGCTTCCGAGGGAGCAACGGCGAGTTGCTGACGCACCAAGACACACACTACATCACAGCACTGCGTGATGGCTGCCAG TCTCGTTCCGGTCAGGAGATGACGGTGTTGGAGTTTGACGCTCCCCAGTCtgactctcttcctctcatcgACGTCTCCGTCTCCGACTTCGGCAGCAACAACCAGAAGTTTGGCTTCCAGCTGGGCCCCGTCTGCTTCAACGGTTAA